One region of Micromonospora ureilytica genomic DNA includes:
- a CDS encoding SpoIIE family protein phosphatase, which translates to MSAEAGPATAGARDGAVRRVRLPADRRTPAAARAVVRSVLTESHLDELANEALLLTTELTTNAVEHAGTELDIEVVADEIGLTVTVSDFAPGSGDELTVGDRNDSTEIDEVSVRGRGLLLVDHFASRWGTTYLPTGKGVWFRLDRPGVDPPAPGTVGESTPANAGPQTSTDQSAPSASAMSELMQTAPDLYGDDPLPDFATSLLSRVAEMVGAAGGTIRLDRGDGQGRQVLARFGRPPRPGSELLRVPLTVHRPYAGELELDAAPSAYARPLAVLTAERLSLHLENDRLRRADIRRQVWLTFLAEASELLAQSLDVDLTMALVPQLVVPRLGQWCAVHTTDEWGRLRLAAASHADESMLPQLHKVLAETGPDSIQARLREASRSAAQIPLGGPMEGFAVPLIARGQRLGTLAVGRHQRHRHDPDEVAVLEDVARRAALAIENARIHAERRRVAQTLQQSLLPPVLPVVDGIGFAAEYVPTGDDAEVGGDFYDVVPLPDGRWLVVIGDVSGKGVQAAAVTGLVRDVIRVLVGDGKPLPEALARLNETLVERGGGRYCTLALAAVGPGEGGRLDVALHLAGHDRPVLLAGAGGAEFVGTGGTALGLLDTITSPTAEITLAPGDSLIFYTDGVTERRRGRELFGADRLRDAAAPLAGYSADVVAARLRAAAINFSVEPPRDDIAILVLRNDAT; encoded by the coding sequence GTGTCAGCCGAGGCGGGGCCCGCGACGGCCGGGGCCCGGGACGGGGCCGTCCGGCGTGTCCGGCTGCCCGCCGACCGCCGCACGCCGGCCGCCGCCCGCGCCGTGGTCCGCTCGGTGTTGACCGAGTCACACCTTGACGAACTGGCCAACGAGGCGCTGCTGCTCACCACCGAGCTGACCACCAACGCCGTCGAGCACGCCGGCACCGAGTTGGACATCGAGGTCGTCGCCGACGAGATCGGGCTGACCGTCACCGTCTCCGACTTCGCCCCCGGCTCCGGCGACGAACTGACCGTCGGCGACCGCAACGACTCCACCGAGATCGACGAGGTCTCCGTGCGGGGCCGGGGCCTCCTGCTGGTCGACCACTTCGCCAGCCGCTGGGGCACCACGTACCTGCCCACCGGGAAGGGCGTCTGGTTCCGCCTGGACCGCCCCGGCGTCGACCCGCCCGCCCCGGGCACCGTCGGCGAGTCGACACCGGCCAACGCCGGCCCACAAACGAGCACCGACCAGTCCGCGCCGAGCGCCAGCGCGATGAGCGAACTCATGCAGACCGCCCCCGACCTGTACGGGGACGACCCGTTGCCCGACTTCGCCACCAGCCTGCTCAGCCGCGTCGCCGAGATGGTGGGCGCGGCCGGCGGCACGATCCGCCTGGACCGGGGCGACGGACAGGGCCGCCAGGTTTTGGCCCGCTTCGGTCGGCCGCCCCGCCCCGGCAGCGAGCTGCTCCGGGTGCCGCTGACGGTGCACCGCCCGTACGCCGGGGAGTTGGAGTTGGACGCCGCGCCGTCCGCGTACGCCCGACCGCTGGCGGTGCTCACCGCCGAGCGACTGTCGCTGCACCTGGAGAACGACCGGCTGCGCCGGGCCGACATCCGCCGGCAGGTGTGGTTGACGTTCCTGGCCGAGGCCAGCGAGCTGCTGGCCCAGTCGTTGGACGTCGACCTGACCATGGCGCTGGTGCCGCAGTTGGTGGTGCCGCGACTCGGTCAGTGGTGCGCGGTGCACACCACCGACGAGTGGGGCCGGCTCCGGCTGGCGGCGGCCAGCCACGCCGACGAGTCGATGCTTCCGCAGCTGCACAAGGTGCTGGCGGAGACCGGGCCGGATTCGATCCAGGCCCGCCTACGCGAGGCGTCACGCAGCGCGGCGCAGATCCCCCTGGGCGGCCCGATGGAGGGTTTCGCGGTCCCGCTGATCGCCCGCGGACAGCGGCTCGGGACCCTCGCGGTGGGGCGACACCAGCGGCACCGGCACGACCCGGACGAGGTGGCCGTGTTGGAGGACGTGGCCCGGCGGGCAGCGCTGGCCATCGAGAACGCCCGGATCCACGCCGAACGCCGTCGCGTGGCGCAGACGCTCCAGCAGTCTCTGCTGCCGCCCGTCCTGCCGGTGGTGGACGGGATCGGTTTCGCCGCCGAGTACGTCCCGACCGGTGACGACGCCGAGGTGGGGGGCGACTTCTACGACGTGGTGCCGCTGCCCGACGGGCGCTGGCTGGTGGTGATCGGTGACGTCTCGGGCAAGGGTGTCCAGGCCGCCGCGGTGACCGGGCTGGTCCGGGACGTGATCCGGGTGCTGGTCGGCGACGGCAAACCGTTGCCCGAGGCGCTGGCGCGGCTCAACGAGACACTTGTCGAGCGCGGCGGCGGTCGCTACTGCACGCTGGCGCTGGCAGCGGTCGGGCCGGGCGAGGGCGGCCGGTTGGACGTGGCGCTGCACCTCGCCGGGCACGACCGGCCGGTGCTGCTGGCCGGGGCGGGCGGCGCCGAGTTCGTCGGCACCGGCGGCACCGCGCTCGGCCTGCTCGACACGATCACCTCACCGACGGCGGAGATCACGCTCGCGCCGGGCGATTCGCTGATCTTCTACACCGATGGCGTCACCGAGCGGCGGCGCGGCCGGGAGCTGTTCGGCGCCGACCGACTGCGGGACGCCGCAGCGCCCCTGGCCGGATATTCGGCCGACGTGGTGGCCGCCCGGCTGCGCGCCGCGGCGATCAACTTCTCGGTCGAGCCGCCCCGGGACGACATCGCCATCCTGGTGCTGCGCAACGACGCAACCTGA
- a CDS encoding FAD-binding oxidoreductase: MAAAASSLGRSGALEISRRLAAICGPPFSRLAGPADEVAGRPARFVAVPGGPHAAAEVLRLAARHDLAVVPRGAGTKIDWGATPVQVDILLDTGRLAGIGHESVDSLATDVGAGTPLRAVQATLERTGQRLAMDAPSPGATVGGVLAAGEAGPLRHRHGSPCDQLLGVRYLAADGELISVGGGAPGLDLARLLCGSQGALGVLVSASLRVQPAPASRLWVSRPVWTPLEVHDLVRTILAARLEPSAIELDLPGGTPRPRTPYPPGHPAATARERHPSMSGRAGAPSRAGSLVMLLEGGPADVTERAERLVGLLHGEATIAHSAPTWWRRYPFAPGDTALRLEVPIGDLHAAVYALRDAAGAPVPVRGSAGLGVVHAALPGALAPDRVASILAAVRGVLLARQGRCVVVSAPAAVRQAVDLWGELAGLAQLRAAKRRVDPEHRLAPGRLPGGL, translated from the coding sequence ATGGCGGCAGCAGCGAGTTCCCTCGGCCGGTCCGGAGCCCTCGAGATCAGCCGGCGGTTGGCGGCGATCTGCGGTCCACCCTTCTCCCGACTGGCCGGTCCCGCCGACGAGGTGGCGGGGCGGCCGGCGCGCTTCGTGGCCGTCCCGGGCGGCCCGCACGCCGCCGCCGAGGTGCTGCGGTTGGCCGCCAGGCACGATCTGGCAGTGGTGCCCCGAGGCGCGGGCACGAAGATCGACTGGGGTGCCACCCCCGTTCAGGTCGACATCCTGCTCGACACCGGTCGGCTGGCGGGCATCGGTCACGAGTCGGTCGACTCGCTGGCGACCGACGTGGGGGCCGGCACCCCACTGCGGGCGGTGCAGGCCACTCTGGAGCGCACCGGGCAGCGGCTCGCGATGGACGCCCCGTCACCCGGCGCGACAGTGGGTGGCGTGCTCGCCGCCGGCGAGGCCGGTCCCTTGCGCCACCGCCACGGCAGCCCCTGTGACCAGCTGCTCGGCGTGCGCTACCTCGCCGCCGACGGCGAGCTGATCAGCGTCGGCGGTGGCGCGCCCGGGCTCGACCTGGCTCGCCTGCTCTGTGGCTCCCAGGGCGCGCTCGGCGTGCTGGTCTCGGCGAGCCTGCGGGTGCAGCCGGCGCCGGCGAGCAGGCTCTGGGTGTCCCGCCCGGTGTGGACGCCGCTGGAGGTGCACGACCTGGTCCGGACGATCCTCGCCGCTCGGCTGGAGCCCTCGGCCATCGAGCTGGACCTGCCCGGCGGCACCCCCCGCCCGCGTACGCCGTACCCGCCCGGTCACCCGGCGGCCACCGCCCGGGAGCGCCATCCTTCGATGTCCGGCCGGGCCGGTGCCCCGTCCCGGGCCGGTAGCCTGGTGATGCTGCTGGAGGGCGGGCCCGCCGACGTCACCGAGCGTGCCGAGCGGCTGGTCGGCCTGCTGCACGGGGAGGCGACGATCGCCCACTCCGCGCCGACGTGGTGGCGCCGCTACCCGTTCGCCCCAGGTGACACGGCGCTGCGCCTGGAAGTGCCGATCGGCGACCTGCATGCCGCCGTCTACGCGCTACGCGACGCGGCCGGCGCGCCGGTCCCGGTTCGCGGATCCGCCGGGCTGGGCGTGGTGCACGCGGCACTGCCCGGGGCGCTGGCACCCGATCGGGTGGCGTCCATCCTGGCCGCCGTCCGAGGGGTGCTGCTGGCCCGGCAGGGCCGCTGCGTGGTGGTCTCCGCTCCGGCGGCGGTCCGCCAGGCGGTCGACCTGTGGGGCGAGTTGGCCGGCCTGGCCCAGTTGCGGGCCGCGAAGCGGCGCGTGGATCCGGAGCACCGACTCGCGCCCGGACGGCTCCCCGGCGGCCTGTAG
- a CDS encoding S9 family peptidase, whose amino-acid sequence MTTEIAPPAAKRVPSERTHHGDTVVDEYSWLAVKDDPETIAYLTAENEYTDARTTHLAELRADLFEETRRRTQETDLSVPTRKGGHWYYTRTVEGQQYGVQCRRAVRDGETDPPVSADGAPLDGEEVLLDGNLLAEGHDFFSLGAFDVSPDGRWLAYSTDFSGDERFTLRVKDLTTGELLPDEVPDTFYGTAWSSDASALFYVTVDDAWRPNRVWRHLIGSAAAEDVVVHQEDDERFWVGVELTRSEKFILIDVHSKVTSEVLVIPAGNPTGAPAVIAPRRQGVEYTVEHHGHRFLILHNDGAEDFALAFTSADVPGDWVPLIEHTPGTRLEAVDAFANHLVVSLRTDGLTGLRVLPVGSDDGHDIDFPEPLYSVGLDANPEYRTGQVRLRYSSLITPDSVYDYDLVTRQMVLLKQKPVLPGPDGRPYDPAEYEQHRDWALADDGTRVPISLVCRAGTPRDGSAPCELYGYGSYEASMDPWFSVARLSLLDRGVVFAVAHIRGGGELGRRWYDQGKLLAKKNTFTDFVACAQHLVKAGWTASDRLVARGASAGGLLMGAVANLAPDAFTGIVAQVPFVDALTSILDPSLPLTVTEWEEWGNPLDDPEVYAYMKSYTPYENVAAVDYPAILAVTSLNDTRVLYSEPAKWIARLRAVAPGGDYLLKTEMGAGHGGPSGRYNSWREEAFINAWILDRIGRA is encoded by the coding sequence GTGACCACCGAGATTGCCCCGCCCGCGGCGAAGCGGGTGCCCAGCGAGCGCACCCACCACGGCGACACCGTCGTCGACGAGTACTCCTGGCTCGCCGTCAAGGACGACCCGGAGACGATCGCCTACCTGACCGCCGAGAACGAGTACACCGACGCGCGTACGACACACCTGGCCGAGTTGCGCGCCGACCTGTTCGAGGAGACTCGCCGCCGCACCCAGGAGACCGACCTGTCCGTGCCGACCCGCAAGGGCGGGCACTGGTACTACACCCGGACGGTCGAGGGGCAACAGTACGGAGTGCAGTGCCGCCGGGCGGTCCGCGACGGCGAGACCGACCCGCCGGTCAGCGCGGACGGCGCCCCGCTCGACGGCGAGGAGGTGCTCCTCGACGGCAACCTGCTGGCGGAGGGGCACGACTTCTTCTCGCTCGGCGCGTTCGACGTCAGTCCGGACGGTCGCTGGCTGGCCTACTCCACCGACTTCTCGGGCGACGAGCGGTTCACCCTGCGTGTGAAGGACCTGACCACCGGCGAGTTGCTGCCGGACGAGGTGCCGGACACGTTCTACGGCACCGCCTGGTCGAGCGACGCCTCGGCGCTGTTCTACGTGACGGTGGACGACGCCTGGCGTCCGAACCGGGTCTGGCGACACCTCATCGGCTCCGCCGCCGCCGAGGACGTGGTGGTCCACCAGGAGGACGACGAGCGGTTCTGGGTGGGCGTAGAGCTCACCCGGTCGGAGAAGTTCATTCTCATCGACGTGCACAGCAAGGTGACGAGCGAGGTGCTTGTCATCCCCGCCGGCAACCCGACCGGCGCCCCGGCCGTGATCGCTCCCCGCCGACAGGGCGTCGAATACACTGTGGAGCACCACGGCCACCGTTTCCTGATCCTGCACAACGACGGTGCGGAGGACTTCGCGCTGGCGTTCACCTCGGCGGACGTACCGGGCGACTGGGTGCCGCTGATCGAGCACACCCCCGGCACCCGACTGGAGGCCGTCGACGCCTTCGCCAACCACCTGGTGGTGTCGCTGCGCACCGACGGGCTCACCGGGCTGCGGGTGCTGCCGGTGGGCAGCGACGACGGGCACGACATCGACTTCCCGGAGCCGCTGTACAGCGTCGGGTTGGACGCCAACCCGGAGTACCGCACCGGCCAGGTCCGGCTGCGCTACTCCTCCCTGATCACCCCCGACTCGGTGTACGACTACGACCTGGTCACCCGGCAGATGGTGCTGCTCAAGCAGAAGCCGGTGCTGCCTGGGCCGGACGGGCGACCGTACGACCCGGCTGAGTACGAGCAGCACCGCGACTGGGCGCTCGCCGACGACGGCACCCGCGTGCCGATCTCGTTGGTCTGCCGCGCCGGCACCCCCCGGGACGGCTCGGCGCCCTGCGAGCTGTACGGCTACGGCTCGTACGAGGCCAGCATGGACCCGTGGTTCTCGGTGGCCCGACTGTCCCTGTTGGACCGGGGCGTGGTCTTCGCTGTGGCGCACATCCGGGGCGGCGGTGAGTTGGGCCGACGGTGGTACGACCAGGGCAAGCTGCTGGCCAAGAAGAACACCTTCACCGACTTCGTGGCGTGCGCCCAGCACCTCGTCAAGGCCGGCTGGACGGCCAGCGACAGGCTTGTCGCCCGGGGCGCCTCGGCCGGTGGCCTGCTGATGGGCGCCGTGGCCAACCTCGCGCCGGACGCGTTCACCGGGATCGTGGCGCAGGTGCCGTTCGTGGACGCGCTCACGTCGATCCTCGACCCGTCGCTGCCGCTGACCGTCACCGAGTGGGAGGAGTGGGGCAACCCTCTCGACGACCCCGAGGTGTACGCGTACATGAAGTCCTACACGCCGTACGAGAACGTGGCGGCCGTGGACTATCCCGCGATCCTCGCGGTGACCAGCCTCAACGACACCCGGGTGCTCTACTCGGAGCCGGCGAAGTGGATCGCCCGGCTGCGGGCGGTCGCCCCGGGCGGCGATTATCTGCTGAAGACCGAGATGGGCGCCGGGCACGGCGGTCCGAGCGGTCGCTACAACTCCTGGCGCGAGGAGGCGTTCATCAACGCCTGGATCCTGGACCGCATCGGCCGCGCCTGA
- a CDS encoding FtsX-like permease family protein, whose amino-acid sequence MRPATLVRLALAGTRTDTARVVLTALSALLATLAGLAALTVLAIPTPAATDENPNRWSEQYQHALLVEPGLRGGTAFALLMLMVPVLALAGQCARLGAPARDRRLAALRLAGATPGQVTRLVVLETGVAALLGTLVGLGVYLVGRDLLHRPDAEGRLALPTDVLPSTGALAGMVLGLPVVAALATALMLRTVTTSPLGVNRRAARERGPGPWAGLLIGFGVLSFVVVRPVVFRFDDNEELAWLVPLLFVVGGLAAMIGVVVGTGWISYRCGVLLRRHARRAPALLAAGRLMVDPWAGSRTFAALLAALIFGGGAAAQRAYFATKDQLDREQSRLAGAGGGGDNPFYLSTMDLVDGAVAVAILIATGGLIVALVEGIVARRRAYAALVATGVPRATLSRSVAWQALAPAVPAILLALTVGTLLGRGLGGEVSAGGGSMEICEATAALCDDPATSGQYTRIVHFPVVQRAVPVPLEHLAWLGAGALAAVLVTVGVGLLFLRASTALDELRTT is encoded by the coding sequence GTGAGACCGGCGACGCTGGTCCGCCTCGCGCTCGCCGGCACCCGCACCGACACCGCCCGGGTGGTGCTCACGGCGCTGAGCGCCCTGCTGGCGACACTGGCCGGGCTCGCGGCGCTCACCGTGTTGGCCATCCCCACGCCCGCGGCGACGGATGAGAACCCGAACAGGTGGTCGGAGCAGTACCAGCACGCTCTGCTGGTGGAGCCCGGGTTGCGCGGCGGTACGGCGTTCGCGCTGCTGATGCTGATGGTTCCGGTGTTGGCGCTGGCCGGTCAGTGCGCCCGGCTCGGCGCCCCCGCACGGGACCGCCGGTTGGCCGCGCTCCGGTTGGCCGGCGCCACTCCCGGGCAGGTCACCCGACTGGTGGTGCTGGAGACCGGCGTGGCCGCTCTGCTCGGCACGCTCGTCGGGCTGGGTGTCTACCTGGTTGGCCGCGATCTGTTGCACCGACCGGACGCGGAAGGTCGACTGGCCCTGCCCACCGACGTGCTGCCGTCGACCGGCGCGCTGGCCGGCATGGTGCTCGGTCTGCCTGTCGTCGCGGCGTTGGCCACCGCCCTGATGCTGCGTACGGTCACCACCAGCCCGCTCGGGGTGAACCGCAGGGCGGCCCGCGAGCGTGGTCCAGGCCCGTGGGCCGGGCTCCTGATCGGGTTCGGCGTGCTCTCGTTCGTGGTGGTCCGCCCGGTGGTCTTTCGGTTCGACGACAACGAAGAGTTGGCCTGGCTGGTGCCGCTGCTGTTCGTGGTGGGCGGGTTGGCGGCGATGATCGGGGTGGTGGTCGGCACCGGCTGGATCTCGTACCGCTGCGGGGTTTTGCTGCGTCGGCATGCCCGCCGCGCCCCGGCCCTGCTCGCGGCGGGCCGGTTGATGGTCGATCCGTGGGCGGGCAGCCGCACGTTCGCCGCGCTGCTCGCCGCCCTGATCTTCGGCGGGGGCGCGGCCGCCCAGCGCGCCTACTTCGCCACCAAGGACCAGCTCGACCGGGAGCAGAGCCGACTCGCCGGGGCGGGCGGTGGGGGCGACAACCCCTTCTATCTGTCGACCATGGATCTTGTCGACGGCGCGGTCGCCGTGGCCATCCTGATCGCGACGGGCGGGCTGATCGTCGCGCTGGTCGAGGGGATCGTCGCCCGTCGACGCGCCTACGCGGCGTTGGTCGCCACCGGGGTGCCCCGCGCCACGCTGAGCCGTTCGGTGGCCTGGCAGGCGCTGGCCCCGGCCGTGCCGGCGATCCTGCTCGCGCTCACTGTCGGCACGCTGCTCGGCCGTGGGCTCGGTGGGGAGGTGTCCGCGGGCGGCGGGTCGATGGAGATCTGCGAGGCCACGGCGGCGCTCTGTGACGACCCTGCCACCAGCGGGCAGTACACCCGGATCGTGCACTTTCCCGTGGTGCAGCGAGCCGTTCCCGTACCTCTTGAGCACCTGGCGTGGCTCGGGGCCGGCGCGTTGGCGGCGGTGCTGGTGACGGTCGGTGTCGGCCTGCTCTTCCTGCGTGCCAGCACTGCCCTGGACGAGCTGCGGACGACCTGA
- a CDS encoding ABC transporter ATP-binding protein codes for MTQLQARGVVRAYGPTPALRGVTLEVAEGEIVAVTGPSGCGKSTLLHCLAGILRPDAGEVTWQGHRIDTWSEAARSRLRRTEFGVLFQFGQLVAELTAAENVALPLLLAGTGRREARTAALTWLERFGVAEVADVRPGEMSGGQQQRCATARALVTEPRVLFADEPTGALDTLTGEQVLTQLVRLAREQRTAVVLVTHEPRIAAYADREIVLRDGLVDHTGLGLDVPLAGGAR; via the coding sequence GTGACGCAACTCCAGGCTCGCGGCGTGGTTCGGGCGTACGGCCCGACGCCTGCGCTGCGCGGTGTGACGCTCGAGGTGGCCGAGGGCGAGATCGTCGCCGTGACCGGGCCGAGTGGCTGCGGCAAGTCGACACTGCTGCACTGCCTGGCCGGGATCCTTCGGCCGGACGCGGGCGAGGTCACCTGGCAGGGGCACCGCATCGACACCTGGTCGGAGGCGGCCCGGTCCCGGCTGCGGCGCACCGAGTTCGGGGTGCTGTTCCAGTTCGGTCAGCTGGTGGCCGAGCTGACCGCGGCCGAGAACGTCGCCCTGCCCCTGCTCCTCGCCGGCACGGGGCGGCGAGAGGCACGGACGGCGGCGCTCACCTGGCTGGAACGGTTCGGGGTGGCCGAGGTGGCCGACGTGCGGCCGGGTGAGATGTCCGGGGGTCAGCAGCAACGCTGTGCCACCGCGCGGGCGCTGGTCACCGAGCCTCGGGTGCTCTTCGCCGACGAGCCGACCGGTGCACTGGACACGCTCACCGGCGAGCAGGTGCTCACCCAACTGGTCCGGCTCGCCCGTGAGCAGCGCACCGCCGTCGTGCTGGTCACCCACGAGCCGCGGATCGCCGCGTACGCCGATCGGGAGATCGTGCTGCGCGACGGCCTGGTGGACCACACCGGCCTGGGGCTCGACGTGCCGCTGGCCGGTGGTGCCCGGTGA
- a CDS encoding PadR family transcriptional regulator: MSTPHVLLGLLAGGSRHGYELKRAHDERLPRARPLAFGQVYATLGRLERDGLVAAAGQDRVAGPDRTAYALTDQGRHTLDQWLSTVEPPMPYVASTLFAKVVVALLVADVDRARSYLIAQRGAHTARLRELTAVKSDPAATLSDVVAADFAIAHLDADLRWLHATLGRVADWHREVHP; the protein is encoded by the coding sequence GTGTCTACGCCGCATGTTCTGCTCGGGTTGCTTGCTGGGGGCAGCCGGCACGGGTATGAGCTGAAGCGTGCGCACGACGAGCGGCTGCCGCGGGCTCGGCCGCTGGCCTTCGGGCAGGTCTACGCCACGCTTGGCCGCCTCGAACGCGACGGGCTGGTGGCGGCCGCCGGGCAGGACCGGGTGGCCGGGCCGGATCGCACGGCGTACGCGCTGACCGACCAGGGGCGGCACACGCTGGACCAGTGGCTGTCCACTGTGGAACCGCCCATGCCGTACGTGGCCAGCACGCTCTTCGCCAAGGTCGTGGTGGCGTTGCTGGTCGCCGATGTCGATCGGGCCCGGTCGTACCTGATCGCCCAGCGGGGCGCGCACACCGCACGGCTGCGTGAGCTGACCGCTGTCAAATCCGACCCGGCCGCCACTCTCAGCGATGTGGTCGCGGCCGACTTCGCGATCGCCCACCTCGACGCGGATCTGCGGTGGCTGCACGCCACGCTGGGCCGGGTCGCCGACTGGCACCGGGAGGTGCATCCGTGA
- a CDS encoding TIGR03086 family metal-binding protein, whose product MSTQTSDLLAAAAPRTVDVVRGISDDQLDLPTPCQEYAVRDLLNHLFQVVVNFQDLAEKRQVEWAEKPDHLGDGWRDRFEAETSRLVAAWSDPSTLEGVSPGMGMPQSVIGGMALLDLTVHGWDLAVATGLPYHPAPEAVAELHGLVEQLGPTARKMGVFATPPPLPAPPPTPDLAHLLTKTGRTPTWPQTP is encoded by the coding sequence ATGTCCACTCAGACTAGCGATCTGCTGGCCGCTGCGGCGCCGCGAACCGTCGATGTGGTGCGCGGTATCTCCGACGACCAGCTCGACCTGCCCACGCCGTGCCAGGAGTACGCGGTCCGTGATCTGCTCAATCATCTCTTCCAGGTGGTGGTCAACTTTCAGGACCTGGCCGAGAAGCGACAGGTGGAGTGGGCGGAGAAGCCCGACCACCTGGGCGACGGCTGGCGGGACCGCTTCGAGGCGGAAACCAGCCGATTGGTCGCCGCCTGGTCGGACCCGTCCACCCTGGAAGGCGTGTCACCGGGCATGGGCATGCCGCAGTCCGTCATCGGCGGTATGGCCCTGCTGGACCTGACCGTGCACGGCTGGGACCTCGCGGTCGCCACCGGTCTGCCGTACCACCCAGCCCCGGAGGCGGTGGCCGAGCTGCACGGTCTGGTGGAGCAGTTGGGCCCCACCGCCCGCAAAATGGGCGTCTTCGCCACCCCACCCCCACTCCCAGCCCCACCCCCAACCCCCGACCTGGCCCACCTCCTAACCAAAACCGGCCGTACCCCCACCTGGCCCCAAACCCCCTAA
- a CDS encoding helix-turn-helix domain-containing protein, translating into MRHRPRGDSRGILDPGRLLREVRFRRHLPAESLRPWVEHYWLIDWVLNAPFEQRVVPHPAVNVVFRRDDGDHDGDRPESGEVAGVGRDLFRITLCGTGRVSGVQFRPGGFHAFWQRPVSELTGRRVPLPTGRLTHPGFPVCAGGPAGPPTSATSDNERCRALDTLLTAWRPEPDPVAEEAVRLAEAIRTDRTVLRVDDFAARHDVPVRRLQRLFMEYVGVGPKWVIRRYRLQEAVEQAAGGPLSWAGLAADLGYSDQAHLVRDFTAVAGVSPAAYARSVR; encoded by the coding sequence ATGCGACACCGACCGCGTGGCGACAGCAGGGGGATTCTCGACCCCGGGCGGCTGCTGCGCGAGGTGCGCTTCCGTCGACACCTGCCGGCGGAGTCGCTGCGCCCGTGGGTCGAGCACTACTGGTTGATCGACTGGGTGTTGAACGCGCCGTTCGAGCAGCGGGTCGTGCCGCACCCGGCGGTGAACGTGGTGTTCCGACGCGACGACGGCGACCACGACGGCGACAGGCCCGAGTCCGGCGAGGTGGCCGGGGTGGGCCGCGACCTGTTCCGGATCACGCTCTGCGGCACCGGCCGGGTGTCCGGGGTGCAGTTCCGCCCAGGCGGCTTCCACGCCTTCTGGCAGCGCCCGGTCAGTGAGTTGACCGGACGTAGGGTGCCGCTGCCCACCGGCCGGCTGACCCACCCGGGCTTCCCGGTGTGCGCGGGCGGGCCCGCGGGACCACCCACGTCGGCAACCAGCGACAACGAACGCTGCCGGGCTCTGGACACCCTCCTCACCGCTTGGCGGCCCGAGCCGGACCCGGTGGCCGAGGAGGCCGTCCGGCTGGCCGAGGCGATCCGCACCGACCGGACCGTGCTGCGCGTCGACGACTTCGCCGCGCGGCACGACGTTCCGGTCCGCCGGTTGCAGCGGCTCTTCATGGAGTACGTGGGGGTCGGGCCGAAGTGGGTGATCCGCCGCTACCGGCTCCAGGAGGCGGTCGAACAGGCCGCTGGCGGCCCGCTGAGCTGGGCTGGCCTCGCCGCCGACCTCGGCTACAGCGACCAGGCCCACCTGGTCCGCGACTTCACCGCCGTGGCCGGCGTGTCCCCCGCCGCGTACGCCCGCTCGGTGCGCTGA